A single genomic interval of Pithys albifrons albifrons isolate INPA30051 chromosome 11, PitAlb_v1, whole genome shotgun sequence harbors:
- the LOC139676800 gene encoding uncharacterized protein isoform X2: MLGLVGCARLSPARPAFLLLLLFLLLLLLLVLVAGVMAQEICSSPGAGDKTVPLLDSEACSHPDNSNIVPDHPCAISPGDLPAPALFMNTSNAQQGEQVLFRCLIAHWSPNIRIVFCKEGEEVHSLKAQQGKLSYFVPLTMMRGSSGTYTCGYQHKDNKNRVMNSALSAPLNLSVTGDLPAPALFMNTSNAQQGEQVLFRCLIAHWSPNIRIVFCKEGEEVHSLKAQQGKLSYFVPLTMMRGSSGTYTCGYQHKDNKNRVRNSALSAPLILSVTGSGSSSLTGTSTEGSNPSTNTVLQSRGPAIPLWIWILRCVLTLFLLLSVPIIILILERRSQSAAGAAQPGDIPIPTVL; encoded by the exons atgctggggctggtgggatgtgccaggctgTCTCCTGCTCGTccagccttcctcctcctcctcctcttcctcctcctcctgctgctgctggtgctgg TTGCCGGTGTGATGGCCCAGGAGATCTGCAGCTCCCCAGGTGCTG GAGATAAAACTGTTCCCCTCCTGGATTCAGAGGCATGTTCCCATCCTGATAACAGTAACATTGTACCAGACCATCCATGTGCCATCTCTCCAGGTgacctcccagctcctgccctcttCATGAACACCTCCAACGCTCAGCAGGGAGAACAGGTTCTGTTCCGCTGCCTTATTGCCCATTGGTCTCCCAATATCCGGATCGTCTTTTGtaaggagggggaggaggtgcaCAGCCTGAAAGCCCAGCAGGGGAAGCTGAGTTACTTTGTGCCCTTGACCATGATGAGGGGTAGCTCAGGGACATACACATGTGGATACCAGCACAAGGACAACAAGAACCGAGTGATGAACTCTGCCCTCAGCGCTCCCCTGAACCTGAGTGTCACAG GTgacctcccagctcctgccctcttCATGAACACCTCCAACGCTCAGCAGGGAGAACAGGTTCTGTTCCGCTGCCTTATTGCCCATTGGTCTCCCAATATCCGGATCGTCTTTTGtaaggagggggaggaggtgcaCAGCCTGAAAGCCCAGCAGGGGAAGCTGAGTTACTTTGTGCCCTTGACCATGATGAGGGGGAGCTCAGGGACATACACATGTGGATACCAGCACAAGGACAACAAGAACCGAGTGAGGAACTCTGCCCTCAGCGCTCCCCTGATCCTGAGTGTCACAG GCAGCGGGTCCAGCTCCCTGACAGGAACATCCACTGAAG GCAGCAACCCCTCGACCAATACAGTGCTCCAATCCAGAG GGCCAGCCATTCCCCTCTGGATCTGGATCCTGCGCTGTGTCCTCACCTTGTTCCTCCTCTTGTCTGTCcccatcatcatcctcatcctggagagaaggagccaAAGTGccgctggggctgctcagcctggagacatccccatccccactgtCCTCTGa
- the LOC139676800 gene encoding uncharacterized protein isoform X1 — protein MLGLVGCARLSPARPAFLLLLLFLLLLLLLVLVAGVMAQEICSSPGAGDKTVPLLDSEACSHPDNSNIVPDHPCAISPGDLPAPALFMNTSNAQQGEQVLFRCLIAHWSPNIRIVFCKEGEEVHSLKAQQGKLSYFVPLTMMRGSSGTYTCGYQHKDNKNRVMNSALSAPLNLSVTVAGVMAQEICSSPGAGDLPAPALFMNTSNAQQGEQVLFRCLIAHWSPNIRIVFCKEGEEVHSLKAQQGKLSYFVPLTMMRGSSGTYTCGYQHKDNKNRVRNSALSAPLILSVTGSGSSSLTGTSTEGSNPSTNTVLQSRGPAIPLWIWILRCVLTLFLLLSVPIIILILERRSQSAAGAAQPGDIPIPTVL, from the exons atgctggggctggtgggatgtgccaggctgTCTCCTGCTCGTccagccttcctcctcctcctcctcttcctcctcctcctgctgctgctggtgctgg TTGCCGGTGTGATGGCCCAGGAGATCTGCAGCTCCCCAGGTGCTG GAGATAAAACTGTTCCCCTCCTGGATTCAGAGGCATGTTCCCATCCTGATAACAGTAACATTGTACCAGACCATCCATGTGCCATCTCTCCAGGTgacctcccagctcctgccctcttCATGAACACCTCCAACGCTCAGCAGGGAGAACAGGTTCTGTTCCGCTGCCTTATTGCCCATTGGTCTCCCAATATCCGGATCGTCTTTTGtaaggagggggaggaggtgcaCAGCCTGAAAGCCCAGCAGGGGAAGCTGAGTTACTTTGTGCCCTTGACCATGATGAGGGGTAGCTCAGGGACATACACATGTGGATACCAGCACAAGGACAACAAGAACCGAGTGATGAACTCTGCCCTCAGCGCTCCCCTGAACCTGAGTGTCACAG TTGCTGGTGTGATGGCCCAGGAGATCTGCAGCTCCCCGGGTGCTG GTgacctcccagctcctgccctcttCATGAACACCTCCAACGCTCAGCAGGGAGAACAGGTTCTGTTCCGCTGCCTTATTGCCCATTGGTCTCCCAATATCCGGATCGTCTTTTGtaaggagggggaggaggtgcaCAGCCTGAAAGCCCAGCAGGGGAAGCTGAGTTACTTTGTGCCCTTGACCATGATGAGGGGGAGCTCAGGGACATACACATGTGGATACCAGCACAAGGACAACAAGAACCGAGTGAGGAACTCTGCCCTCAGCGCTCCCCTGATCCTGAGTGTCACAG GCAGCGGGTCCAGCTCCCTGACAGGAACATCCACTGAAG GCAGCAACCCCTCGACCAATACAGTGCTCCAATCCAGAG GGCCAGCCATTCCCCTCTGGATCTGGATCCTGCGCTGTGTCCTCACCTTGTTCCTCCTCTTGTCTGTCcccatcatcatcctcatcctggagagaaggagccaAAGTGccgctggggctgctcagcctggagacatccccatccccactgtCCTCTGa
- the LOC139676800 gene encoding uncharacterized protein isoform X3, producing the protein MLGLVGCARLSPARPAFLLLLLFLLLLLLLVLVAGVMAQEICSSPGAGDLPAPALFMNTSNAQQGEQVLFRCLIAHWSPNIRIVFCKEGEEVHSLKAQQGKLSYFVPLTMMRGSSGTYTCGYQHKDNKNRVMNSALSAPLNLSVTVAGVMAQEICSSPGAGDLPAPALFMNTSNAQQGEQVLFRCLIAHWSPNIRIVFCKEGEEVHSLKAQQGKLSYFVPLTMMRGSSGTYTCGYQHKDNKNRVRNSALSAPLILSVTGSGSSSLTGTSTEGSNPSTNTVLQSRGPAIPLWIWILRCVLTLFLLLSVPIIILILERRSQSAAGAAQPGDIPIPTVL; encoded by the exons atgctggggctggtgggatgtgccaggctgTCTCCTGCTCGTccagccttcctcctcctcctcctcttcctcctcctcctgctgctgctggtgctgg TTGCCGGTGTGATGGCCCAGGAGATCTGCAGCTCCCCAGGTGCTG GTgacctcccagctcctgccctcttCATGAACACCTCCAACGCTCAGCAGGGAGAACAGGTTCTGTTCCGCTGCCTTATTGCCCATTGGTCTCCCAATATCCGGATCGTCTTTTGtaaggagggggaggaggtgcaCAGCCTGAAAGCCCAGCAGGGGAAGCTGAGTTACTTTGTGCCCTTGACCATGATGAGGGGTAGCTCAGGGACATACACATGTGGATACCAGCACAAGGACAACAAGAACCGAGTGATGAACTCTGCCCTCAGCGCTCCCCTGAACCTGAGTGTCACAG TTGCTGGTGTGATGGCCCAGGAGATCTGCAGCTCCCCGGGTGCTG GTgacctcccagctcctgccctcttCATGAACACCTCCAACGCTCAGCAGGGAGAACAGGTTCTGTTCCGCTGCCTTATTGCCCATTGGTCTCCCAATATCCGGATCGTCTTTTGtaaggagggggaggaggtgcaCAGCCTGAAAGCCCAGCAGGGGAAGCTGAGTTACTTTGTGCCCTTGACCATGATGAGGGGGAGCTCAGGGACATACACATGTGGATACCAGCACAAGGACAACAAGAACCGAGTGAGGAACTCTGCCCTCAGCGCTCCCCTGATCCTGAGTGTCACAG GCAGCGGGTCCAGCTCCCTGACAGGAACATCCACTGAAG GCAGCAACCCCTCGACCAATACAGTGCTCCAATCCAGAG GGCCAGCCATTCCCCTCTGGATCTGGATCCTGCGCTGTGTCCTCACCTTGTTCCTCCTCTTGTCTGTCcccatcatcatcctcatcctggagagaaggagccaAAGTGccgctggggctgctcagcctggagacatccccatccccactgtCCTCTGa